A genomic segment from Bradyrhizobium sp. ISRA430 encodes:
- a CDS encoding glutathione S-transferase family protein produces MITLYHCDAARSFRPLWMLEEMGLPYELKMLPFPPRVFAKDYLGINPLGTIPFMIDGETRMTESSGICHYLGITYGPTPLMVGPEDPAYGAFLNWMYFSDATLTFPQTLVLRYTQLEPEERRNPQVAGDYAKWFLGRLRAVEAATTNAETLCAGRFTAADIVIGYALRLADAIGLAKDFGPNVAAYWARLQQRDGFKRAVAAEQKAGIEQNVAPRVRA; encoded by the coding sequence ATGATCACGCTCTATCACTGCGACGCCGCGCGTTCGTTCCGCCCGCTCTGGATGCTGGAGGAGATGGGCCTCCCATACGAGCTGAAGATGCTGCCGTTCCCGCCGCGGGTCTTCGCCAAGGACTATCTCGGCATCAATCCGCTCGGGACAATTCCATTCATGATCGACGGCGAAACGCGGATGACCGAGTCCTCCGGCATCTGCCACTATCTCGGCATCACCTACGGACCGACGCCGCTGATGGTTGGCCCTGAGGATCCCGCCTACGGTGCGTTCCTGAACTGGATGTATTTCAGCGACGCCACGTTAACCTTCCCGCAGACGCTGGTGCTCCGATACACCCAGCTCGAGCCGGAGGAACGCCGCAACCCGCAGGTCGCCGGCGATTATGCGAAATGGTTCTTAGGGCGATTGCGCGCCGTTGAGGCAGCGACCACGAATGCCGAAACCTTGTGCGCCGGCCGCTTCACCGCCGCTGATATCGTGATCGGCTACGCGCTCCGGCTCGCCGACGCCATCGGGCTCGCCAAGGATTTTGGGCCAAATGTCGCAGCCTATTGGGCGCGCCTGCAGCAACGCGACGGCTTCAAACGCGCGGTGGCGGCAGAGCAGAAGGCCGGGATAGAGCAGAACGTCGCGCCGCGGGTAAGGGCTTAG
- a CDS encoding AraC family transcriptional regulator, whose translation MEDKGRESDHLMLITPERVFYAGLLGRPRKRTPGCCHVYVAVKGSLHLTLDDVPATGELFVTLPNQRHSIASDYRTAISVTLEPESMPDGVIEALAERLTGPDSAAYARKILAAYALLRQRRYGDITTAEFDEMCFGEALPRRVLDARVTRAVARIERFSGEPVTADTCAAEAGLSASRFLHLFKEETGISFRSFRAWKRARHLLHYANQDLNLAHLAQDIGYPDSTHFSHSIRRFYGLKPRAIFVGSRDLAIYRSSETVRLAEAS comes from the coding sequence ATGGAAGACAAGGGTCGCGAATCCGACCATCTGATGCTGATCACGCCCGAGCGGGTGTTCTATGCCGGCCTGCTCGGCCGCCCGCGCAAGCGGACGCCCGGTTGCTGCCACGTCTATGTCGCGGTCAAGGGCAGCCTGCATCTGACGCTTGATGACGTCCCTGCCACCGGCGAATTGTTCGTCACCCTGCCGAATCAGCGGCATTCCATTGCCAGCGACTATCGCACTGCCATCAGCGTGACGCTCGAGCCGGAAAGCATGCCGGACGGTGTGATCGAGGCATTGGCCGAGCGGTTGACCGGACCGGATAGCGCCGCCTATGCCCGCAAGATCCTCGCGGCCTACGCGCTGCTGCGCCAGCGCCGCTATGGCGACATCACCACCGCCGAGTTCGACGAGATGTGTTTCGGCGAGGCGCTGCCGCGCCGCGTGCTCGACGCGCGCGTGACGCGCGCCGTCGCGCGCATCGAGCGCTTCTCCGGCGAGCCGGTGACGGCCGATACCTGTGCCGCGGAAGCTGGTCTCTCGGCCTCGCGCTTCCTGCACCTATTCAAGGAGGAGACCGGCATCTCCTTCCGCTCGTTCCGCGCCTGGAAGCGCGCTCGGCACCTCTTGCACTACGCCAACCAGGACCTCAACCTCGCCCATCTGGCGCAGGACATCGGCTATCCCGACTCGACCCATTTCAGCCATTCGATCCGGCGCTTCTATGGACTGAAGCCGCGCGCGATCTTCGTCGGCTCGCGCGATCTTGCGATCTATCGCAGCAGCGAGACGGTGCGGCTCGCGGAAGCGAGCTAG
- a CDS encoding carboxyl transferase domain-containing protein: MSILENTISPGGAAYHANRDGMLALIDRMRALEERTRATSAAAKDRFHKRGQLLPRERVALVLDPGAPFLELSTLAGYMFDVPDANKSVPGGGVIAGIGFVSGIRCMVSANDAGIDAGALQPYGLDKTLRVQELALENKLPYVQLVESAGANLLRYRVEDFVRGGNIFRNLARLSAAGLPVVTVTHGSSTAGGAYQTGLSDYIVMVRGRTRAFLAGPPLLKAATGEIATEEELGGAEMHTQISGLGDYLAEDDRDALRIAREIMAAMQWERPGRVAAQFKPPRYDQDELLGIMPMDHKRPVDMKQVIARIIDDSDFTEMAPNYGPATVCGHARIEGQAIGIITNNGPLDPAGANKATHFIQACCQTRTPLLYLNNTTGYMVGKAYEEAGMIKHGSKMIQAVTSATVPQITIYCGASFGAGNYGMCGRGFHPRFCFSWPNAKTAVMGGEQAAETMAIVTEAAAARRGKPIEKDKLEAMKAQIVGVFDGQMDVFSTSARVLDDGVIDPRDTRAVLSEVLAICREGDARNPQRMQFSVARP; the protein is encoded by the coding sequence ATGTCCATTCTCGAAAACACCATCTCCCCCGGCGGCGCCGCCTATCATGCCAACCGCGACGGCATGCTGGCGCTGATCGACCGCATGCGCGCGCTGGAAGAGCGCACGCGCGCCACATCAGCCGCCGCAAAGGACCGCTTCCACAAGCGCGGCCAGCTCCTGCCGCGCGAGCGGGTCGCGCTGGTGCTTGACCCCGGCGCGCCTTTCCTCGAGCTCTCGACGCTCGCGGGCTACATGTTCGATGTGCCGGATGCGAACAAGAGCGTGCCCGGCGGCGGCGTGATTGCCGGCATCGGTTTCGTCTCGGGCATCCGCTGCATGGTCAGCGCCAATGACGCCGGCATCGATGCCGGCGCGCTCCAGCCCTATGGCCTCGACAAGACTCTGCGGGTGCAGGAGCTCGCGCTTGAAAACAAGCTGCCTTACGTTCAGCTCGTCGAAAGCGCCGGTGCCAACCTCCTGCGCTACCGTGTCGAGGATTTCGTCCGCGGCGGCAACATCTTTCGCAACCTCGCGCGGCTCTCGGCGGCGGGCCTGCCGGTCGTCACCGTGACGCACGGCTCATCGACTGCCGGCGGCGCCTACCAGACCGGTCTGTCCGACTACATCGTCATGGTCCGGGGTCGCACCCGGGCCTTCCTCGCCGGGCCGCCGCTGCTGAAGGCCGCGACCGGCGAGATTGCGACCGAGGAGGAGCTCGGCGGCGCCGAGATGCACACGCAGATCTCCGGGCTCGGCGACTATCTCGCCGAGGACGATCGCGACGCGCTGCGTATCGCGCGCGAGATCATGGCGGCTATGCAATGGGAGCGGCCGGGCAGGGTGGCTGCGCAGTTCAAGCCGCCGCGCTACGACCAGGACGAGCTGCTTGGCATCATGCCGATGGATCACAAGCGTCCCGTGGATATGAAGCAGGTGATCGCACGCATCATTGACGATTCCGACTTCACCGAGATGGCGCCGAACTACGGTCCGGCCACCGTCTGCGGCCATGCCCGCATCGAGGGTCAGGCGATCGGCATCATCACCAACAACGGCCCGCTCGATCCCGCCGGCGCCAACAAGGCGACTCATTTCATCCAGGCCTGCTGCCAGACCCGCACGCCGCTGCTCTATCTCAACAACACCACGGGCTACATGGTCGGAAAAGCCTATGAAGAAGCAGGCATGATCAAGCATGGCTCGAAAATGATCCAGGCGGTGACATCGGCGACGGTGCCGCAGATCACCATCTATTGCGGCGCCTCCTTCGGCGCCGGCAATTACGGCATGTGCGGCCGCGGCTTTCATCCGCGCTTCTGCTTCTCCTGGCCGAACGCCAAGACCGCGGTGATGGGCGGCGAGCAGGCCGCCGAGACCATGGCGATCGTGACCGAGGCCGCGGCCGCACGGCGCGGCAAACCGATCGAGAAGGACAAGCTGGAGGCCATGAAGGCGCAGATCGTCGGCGTCTTCGACGGCCAGATGGACGTGTTCTCGACCAGCGCCCGCGTGCTCGACGACGGCGTGATCGACCCGCGCGACACGCGGGCGGTCCTGTCCGAGGTGCTCGCGATCTGCCGCGAGGGCGATGCACGGAACCCCCAGCGCATGCAATTCTCGGTGGCCCGGCCATGA
- a CDS encoding 3-keto-5-aminohexanoate cleavage protein, with product MSDKAVITCALNGVLTDPKQHNVPVTPEEMAREARAAFDAGASIMHIHLRQQAPNKGHLPSWEVSVSKEIQQAIREACPGVIINHTSGVSGPNYSGALDCIRETRPEIAACNAGSLNYLKVKADNTWAWPPMMFDNAVEKVKDYLDVMNAVGTIPEFECFDVGIVRSVGMYTQVGMYKGPLEYNFVMGVASGMPSDPELLPILLKLKRPEAHWQVTAIGREEIWPLHQRCAELGGHLRTGLEDTFYLADGKKVTSNGQLIEAVAACARRAGREIASPAEARKIFGTNR from the coding sequence ATGAGCGACAAGGCCGTCATCACCTGCGCGCTGAACGGCGTGCTCACCGACCCCAAGCAGCACAACGTGCCGGTCACGCCGGAAGAGATGGCGCGCGAGGCCAGGGCCGCGTTCGATGCCGGCGCCAGCATCATGCACATCCATCTCCGCCAGCAGGCGCCGAACAAGGGGCACCTGCCGTCCTGGGAAGTCAGCGTCAGCAAGGAGATCCAGCAGGCGATCCGCGAGGCCTGCCCCGGCGTGATTATCAACCACACCTCGGGGGTCTCCGGGCCGAACTACAGCGGCGCGCTCGATTGCATCCGCGAGACCAGGCCCGAGATCGCCGCCTGCAACGCCGGCTCGCTGAACTATCTCAAAGTGAAGGCCGACAACACCTGGGCCTGGCCGCCGATGATGTTCGACAATGCGGTCGAGAAGGTGAAGGACTATCTCGACGTCATGAACGCGGTCGGCACCATCCCGGAATTCGAATGCTTCGACGTCGGCATCGTCCGCAGCGTCGGCATGTACACCCAAGTCGGCATGTACAAGGGACCGCTGGAATATAACTTCGTGATGGGCGTTGCCTCCGGCATGCCGTCCGATCCCGAATTGCTGCCGATCCTGCTCAAGCTGAAGCGCCCCGAGGCGCATTGGCAGGTTACCGCGATCGGCCGCGAAGAGATCTGGCCGCTGCACCAGCGCTGCGCCGAGCTCGGCGGCCATTTGCGCACCGGGCTCGAGGACACCTTCTATCTCGCCGACGGCAAGAAGGTGACGTCGAACGGCCAGCTCATCGAAGCGGTCGCCGCCTGCGCCCGTCGCGCCGGGCGCGAGATCGCGAGCCCTGCCGAGGCGCGGAAGATCTTTGGGACGAATCGGTAA
- a CDS encoding acyl-CoA dehydrogenase family protein, producing MLFTADHDDIRRSLQKFITNEINPHVDDWEKADIFPAHELFKKMGSLGFLGLNKPVEFGGSGLDYSYALMMAEELGAVTCGGVPMAIGVQTDMATPALARFGSDEVRREFLAPSIAGDYVACIGVSEPGAGSDVASIKTNARADGDDYVINGGKMWITNGTQADWICLLANTGDGPVHRNKSLICVPMKAKGVTVARKLDKMGMRSSDTAQIFFDNVRVPKRNRIGEEGKGFTYQMIQFQEERLWGAAACLKAHEYIINETIEYTRNRKAFGQSILDNQVVHFKLAEMQTEVELLRALVYRAGEALVAGEDVTRLATMAKLKAGRLGRELTDACLQYWGGMGFTNETPVSRAYRDSRLTSIGGGADEVMLMVLCKMMGTLPGSRGNA from the coding sequence ATGCTGTTCACCGCCGACCACGACGACATCCGCCGCTCCCTGCAAAAATTCATCACCAACGAGATCAACCCTCATGTCGATGACTGGGAGAAGGCCGATATCTTTCCGGCGCACGAGCTGTTCAAGAAAATGGGCAGCCTCGGCTTCCTCGGGCTGAACAAGCCGGTCGAGTTCGGCGGCTCGGGTCTTGATTATTCTTACGCGTTGATGATGGCGGAGGAGCTAGGGGCCGTCACCTGCGGCGGCGTGCCGATGGCGATCGGGGTGCAGACCGACATGGCGACGCCGGCGCTGGCGCGGTTCGGCTCCGACGAGGTGCGGCGCGAATTCCTGGCGCCCTCGATCGCCGGCGATTATGTCGCCTGCATCGGCGTCTCCGAGCCCGGCGCGGGATCGGACGTCGCCTCGATCAAGACCAATGCGCGCGCCGACGGCGACGATTACGTCATCAACGGCGGCAAGATGTGGATCACCAACGGCACGCAGGCCGACTGGATCTGCCTGCTCGCCAACACCGGCGATGGACCGGTTCATCGCAACAAGTCGCTGATCTGCGTGCCCATGAAGGCCAAGGGTGTCACTGTCGCGCGCAAGCTCGACAAGATGGGCATGCGCTCCTCCGACACGGCGCAAATCTTCTTCGACAATGTCCGCGTGCCCAAACGCAACCGGATCGGTGAGGAGGGCAAGGGCTTTACCTACCAGATGATCCAGTTCCAGGAGGAGCGGCTGTGGGGCGCTGCGGCCTGCCTGAAGGCGCATGAATACATCATCAACGAGACCATCGAATATACCCGCAACCGGAAAGCCTTCGGCCAGAGCATCCTCGACAATCAGGTCGTGCACTTCAAGCTTGCCGAGATGCAGACCGAGGTCGAGCTGTTGCGCGCGTTGGTCTATCGTGCCGGGGAGGCGCTGGTCGCTGGCGAGGACGTCACCAGGCTTGCGACCATGGCCAAGCTGAAGGCCGGCCGGCTCGGGCGCGAGCTCACCGACGCCTGCTTGCAATATTGGGGCGGAATGGGCTTTACCAACGAGACGCCGGTCAGCCGCGCCTATCGCGACAGCCGCCTGACTTCGATCGGCGGCGGCGCCGACGAGGTCATGCTGATGGTCCTGTGCAAGATGATGGGCACGCTGCCCGGCAGCAGAGGAAATGCCTGA